One Solanum lycopersicum chromosome 2, SLM_r2.1 genomic region harbors:
- the LOC109119473 gene encoding ubiquitin domain-containing protein DSK2b-like, whose amino-acid sequence MHGASILSALLLLVISCLEADHTVHLIRGSVAAASASATNVVNPNANQDAPRVVIPTTGGLFVRVSGGPLFSGLGSRGASFGAGLPDFEQVPQHDSNMMREKWNMPLVQDLVNDPEIICNFIVNSPQMREYVNLNPELPHIFNDPAIFLQTWEAARNELMHETIRTIQWSLSHTESSPEEFNMLRNMYENVQEPFLNATSMAGDTRNDLGTNPFVAFLGAQEQGRNRSTNPPATGSDTTANPPAPNSNPLSDPWASADFGGAQMNTAPRSNASRNIWGPSPGGLDDIADLQRMLGGIPDASFENQLIGYPSISQIMQHINQIMELDPNSHPGDMMPNPELIHQLMSSERMQNV is encoded by the exons ATGCATGGAGCTTCTATTTTATCTGCTCTCTTGTTGCTTGTTATTAGCT GTCTGGAGGCAGACCACACAGTTCATCTTATTCGAGGTTCTGTCGCAGCTGCTTCTGCTAGTGCAACCAATGTTGTAAATCCAAATGCTAATCAGGATGCTCCCAGGGTTGTTATTCCCACTACAGGGGGGCTGTTTGTCAGAGTCAGTGGAGGTCCACTCTTTTCTGGACTTGGAAGTAGAGGTGCTTCGTTTGGAGCTggacttccagattttgagcAGGTCCCGCAACATGACTCCAACATGATGAGAGAGAAATGGAATATGCCTCTAGTTCAGGATCTAGTGAATGACCCAGAAATCATCTGCAACTTTATCGTGAACAGTCCTCAAATGCGAGAGTATGTGAATCTTAATCCTGAGCTCCCACACATATTCAATGACCCTGCTATATTTCTCCAGACATGGGAGGCTGCACGTAATGAACTCATGCATGAGACGATAAGAACTATTCAATGGTCATTGAGCCACACTGAATCGTCTCCTGAGGAATTTAACATGCTAAGGAACATGTATGAGAATGTCCAAGAGCCATTTCTGAATGCAACAAGCATGGCTGGAGATACAAGAAATGATTTAGGGACAAACCCGTTCGTGGCTTTTTTGGGAGCCCAGGAACAAGGCAGAAACCGGTCAACTAACCCTCCAGCTACTGGTTCTGACACAACTGCTAATCCTCCTGCTCCAAACTCGAACCCACTGTCGGATCCTTGGGCATCGGCTGACT TTGGAGGTGCCCAAATGAATACCGCTCCCAGATCAAATGCTTCTAGGAATATTTGGGGACCCTCTCCTGGTGGTTTGGATGACATAGCAGATTTGCAGCGAATGCTAGGTGGCATACCTGACGCCTCTTTTGAAAATCAGTTAATAGGATACCCATCCATCTCGCAGATAATGCAACACATAAACcag ATTATGGAGCTCGACCCCAACTCTCATCCTGGGGATATGATGCCAAATCCTGAATTAATTCATCAGTTGATGTCCTCTGAGAGGATGCAG AATGTGTAA